CCTGGTGCTGGGCATGGTCTGGCTGATTCTGGTGCACAGTCAGGGCGAACTTCTGCCTGAAGAAACAGAAAAGGCGGGGTAGGGGCGACCCGCCGGGTCGCCCAGGGCGAGGTGCCGCCTCGCCCCGACGCATCAACGACAAAGGCCCTGTTTGCGCAGGGCCTTTGTCGTTGATGCGGTTTTGGAGAGGAATCTATTCGCGCACGTAGGTGTCGATGTCGGTTTCGTGCACCATGCCCATCAGCCGGGCGTATTCCGATTCGATGAGCTGATAATGGTGGTGGGTGGATTTGGCGTTGGCCTCATACACCGCCTTAACCGCCGGATCGTCCATGCGTGCCGCCATCTCGCGCAAGTGTTTCTCCAGGCGCTGCTCCTTTTCCATGGCCAGTTCCATGGCCTTGCGCTCGTTGAAATCGGCCAGCAGGGATTTTTCCAGACCGCTCAGCCAGTCGCCGTGCAAATCGGCGGGGGTGCTGACGAAGGTGTCGAAGTTAGGGATGTCCGTGCCCTTGTAAATGGCGAAAAACTGGCTCGCGTGTTCGCGTTCTTCGCGCGCCAGCAGTTCAAAAAACTTTTTCGCCTCGGCGTTCTTCATTTTGGCGGCGCCCAGGGTATAAAAATCCATGGCGCTTTTCTCGGTCAGCATCGACTTCTTGACGGCATCCTGCACATTGATTTTTTCGGCCATCCGG
This window of the Geoalkalibacter sp. genome carries:
- a CDS encoding ferritin-like domain-containing protein, with the protein product MAEKINVQDAVKKSMLTEKSAMDFYTLGAAKMKNAEAKKFFELLAREEREHASQFFAIYKGTDIPNFDTFVSTPADLHGDWLSGLEKSLLADFNERKAMELAMEKEQRLEKHLREMAARMDDPAVKAVYEANAKSTHHHYQLIESEYARLMGMVHETDIDTYVRE